Within Moritella sp. Urea-trap-13, the genomic segment ATTTAGGATAGGATAAAGAATATGACAATTAAACTTGGCATCGTGATGGATCCCATTACAGACATCAACATTAAAAAAGACTCTAGCTTTGCAATGTTAATGGAAGCGCAAAACCGTGGTTACGAACTTTTCTACATGGAAATGCAAGACCTATTTATGCTTGAAGGCCGTGCATATGCTGCGTCTCGTTCATTGAAAGTACAACAAGACCCAGCAAACTGGTACGAATTAGGTGAAGAAACTAACCACCTAATTTCAGATTTAGACGTAGTATTAATGCGTAAAGATCCCCCGTTTGACACTGAATTTGTTTACGCTACTTACATGCTTGAACGCGCAGAAGACGAAGGCACGTTAATCGTGAACAAACCACAAAGTCTACGTGATGCAAATGAAAAACTGTACACGGCATGGTTTAGCGAATTCACCCCGACAACGCTAGTAACACGTCGTAAAGACAAATTACGTGCGTTCCATAACGAACACAAAGACGTGATCTTAAAGCCATTAGATGGCATGGGCGGCGCATCAATCTTCCGTCTTAACGAACAAGATAAAAACGTTAGTGTGATCATCGAAACACTGACTGAACATGAAACGCGTTACTGTATGGCACAAAAATTCATTCCTGATATTAAAGATGGCGACAAACGTATCTTAGTGATTGATGGTGAACCAGTACCGTATTGCCTAGCTCGTATCCCAGCAAGTGGTGAAACGCGCGGTAATATCGCAGCTGGCGGTCGTGGTGTAGCACGTCCATTGTCTGAAAGTGATTGGAAAATTGCCAAAGCATTAGGCCCTAAGTTAAAAGAAAAAGGTCTGATCTTTGTTGGTCTAGACGTGATTGGCGACAAGCTAACTGAAATCAACGTCACTAGCCCTACTTGTATTCGTGAAATCGAAGCAGCTTATGATGTAAGCATCACAGGCATGTTGATGGATGCAATTGAAGTACGTTTAAACAAAGCTTAATTTACCTGCGGCTCTTAATCGCTAGCCAAATGAAGAGCCAAACTAAACATAAAATAAGCATAAAATAAATCATAGCTTATCGTGAATCTTCACCGCTTAAGCTATGATTGTCTGCCATAATAAATTCACTGCTAACAACAAAAGATAGGCCTATGGACTCTTTGCAAGATCACTTCCTTATCGCAATGCCAAGCATGAAAGATGGTATTTTTGAACGCTCTGTTATCTATATTTGTGAGCATAACAACGAAGGTGCGATGGGTATCATCATCAACCTGCCCGTTAATATTTCTATCGACGAGTTGTTATCACAAACTATCGAACCTGACCTCGACGATGAAACAGCCGCACTAGCAGAGCCAAAAACCGTCATCAATGATCCGGTATTTAAAGGTGGTCCAGTATCTGAAGAGCGTGGTTTTGTATTGCATACCGCCTCTCCTGGGTTTAGCTCGAGTTTACAAATCAATGATGAGTTGATGATCACCTCATCACTTGATGTATTAGCGACACTAGGCACCAACAAACAACCTGACAATTATATTGTCGCGTTAGGGTATTCCGGTTGGACTAAAGGCCAGTTAGAACAAGAAATAGCAGACAACAGTTGGCTAACCATTAATGCCGATGAAGATATTCTATTTAACGTGCCCGTACACCAACGCTGGGAACAGGCCGTGCAGAAAATAGGTATCGACGTCAACCAATTATCGAGTCAGGTAGGACACTCGTAAAGCCCCCTACGGAGAAGAATATGAGTAATGCAGAAAGCGGACAAAGAACCTTACTTGGTTTTGATTTCGGAACAAAAAGTATTGGTATTGCTGTTGGCCAAGAGATCACTGGCACAGCTCGCCCGCTTGTGGCTTTTAAAGCCAATGATGGTATTCCCGATTGGGATTTAATCGAGCAACAAATTAAAGAATGGCAACCAGATCTGGTTATCGTCGGTAAGCCACTTAACATGGACGGTACCGAGCAAGAGATCACCAAGCGTGCGATCAAGTTTGCCAATCGTCTAACAGGCCGGTTTAATGTCAAAACAGAAATGCATGACGAACGTCTAACAACCAAAGATGCCAAAGCCCGTTTATTTGAAGAAGGCGGTTTTAAAGCCCTGCAAAAAGGCGCAATTGATAGTGCCTCAGCCATGGTTATCTTAGAAGGCTGGATGGAATCACAATACGGCGCAGAGTTATAAATAGGACACGCACAGCATGACGTTTATTAATGGATTATTACAACGCTTATTATTCACTTTTGGCGTCATGCTATTTATGCAATTACCACAGTTTATCGATCATTACAGCCAACAATTTTCCGGTTATTACCTTGCCCAGCAAACCCAGCTGCAACAATTTCAATTCATTGCCGATACTAACTTTAGTGGCCAGCTCGACACACTGATTGCCGACTTTGATGCTAGTCCTGCACCAGCAGTGCAACAAGTAGGTAAGCAAGTATTCACCTTACAACAGTCATTACCGCTACTGGCCGCAGATTTAGCGATCCTGACCGACGGTAGTTATGTAAATAAACTGGGTTATTTTATCACCCGAGTCGACAGTAAATTAGCTGAAAATACCTTATCACTGTACACCCCTGGCATCCCTTTGAGCCAAGCGGCGATAGTGACAGGGTTAATTGGCGGCGTAAGCTTGAACCTATGTTGGTTACTGAGTTTAAAACTACTCTCAGTTATTTTCTTCCGTTTGCGTCTTTTAACTAACAAAACAACTAACAAGCCTGCTTAACGGCGCTATTCGACTATAAATATTTTAAATATCAGTACGGCAAACCTCAATAAAAGCAGCATCGATAAAGGCTTATTAATAAAGGCTATTCACCAAAGGAAGTATCATGAAAAACGTCATTATTGTTGGAGCTACTGGCGCAACAGGCTATCAACTTATGCAGCAGTTAATCAATGATCCAGCAGTTGAAAATATCTATGTTGTGCATTATCGAGTAACGCCTTTCGCGCATCTCGACAAAGTAACTGAGATCACCCTAGATTTAGCCAATTTTGATGATTTAGATATTACGGTAAATAGCTCTGTGGATAGTGCCAAAGAAATTGATTGTGCTTATTGCTGCCTTGGCACTACCCGTAAAAAAGCCGGTTCGTTAGCCGCATTCAGACAAGTCGATAAAGACTATATTGTTAACTTCGGTACTTGGGTCGCAAATAATACCAAGGCGCAATTACATGTCATCAGTGCTGTCGGTGCCAACGCTAAATCAGCAAGTAGTTACTTACAAACTAAAGGTGAAACAGAGCTGTTATTACGTCAGTTACCGCTCGCGGCTTTATTCCTTTATCAACCAACACTGTTACACGGTAAGCGTGACGAATTTAGATTAATTGAAGCTGTCGCTTATTACCCACTGGCGATATTATCACTGCTGCCTTTGACGTTATTAAAGCAGCAAAAGCCGATAGCCATCGACCAACTTGCTAATGCTATGTATCAACTGAGCCAGCAAGTAACTGATGGCCACCACGTCATCAGTAGCCTAGAGATACAACAGTATTAAAGCTTATTTTATAGTGCACTTATAAAGAGTCTGCACGCAGTTCCGTTGCAGCTTCGAGCACCAGTTGACGGAACCAGATATGGCTAGCGTCATGATGTAACAACGGGCTCCAGATCATCTTCAATTCAATATTCGGGATCGGAAACGGCGGTTCAAGCAAAGTATAATTACTGTTATTTTGATGGATTAGCGCTGCCTGAGTGGGTAGTGTGGCAATCAGTTCATCTTGTAGTGCTAGCTGCATCGCGACATTATAGTTACGGGTAAATACCTTGATATCGCGTTTCTTACCTAAGCGATTAAGTGCTTCATCCACCCAACCCAACTTCTGCACATCATGCGGATTCATGCCGACACCAACGCCAAAACCAGTCTTCGATACCCACACGTGTTTAGAGTCTAGATAATGGTTAAGGTTAAACTTATTCACGATCGGGTTATCCGCATTCATCATGCAAGTAAACGA encodes:
- a CDS encoding short chain dehydrogenase encodes the protein MKNVIIVGATGATGYQLMQQLINDPAVENIYVVHYRVTPFAHLDKVTEITLDLANFDDLDITVNSSVDSAKEIDCAYCCLGTTRKKAGSLAAFRQVDKDYIVNFGTWVANNTKAQLHVISAVGANAKSASSYLQTKGETELLLRQLPLAALFLYQPTLLHGKRDEFRLIEAVAYYPLAILSLLPLTLLKQQKPIAIDQLANAMYQLSQQVTDGHHVISSLEIQQY
- a CDS encoding YqgE/AlgH family protein; this encodes MDSLQDHFLIAMPSMKDGIFERSVIYICEHNNEGAMGIIINLPVNISIDELLSQTIEPDLDDETAALAEPKTVINDPVFKGGPVSEERGFVLHTASPGFSSSLQINDELMITSSLDVLATLGTNKQPDNYIVALGYSGWTKGQLEQEIADNSWLTINADEDILFNVPVHQRWEQAVQKIGIDVNQLSSQVGHS
- the gshB gene encoding glutathione synthase; protein product: MTIKLGIVMDPITDINIKKDSSFAMLMEAQNRGYELFYMEMQDLFMLEGRAYAASRSLKVQQDPANWYELGEETNHLISDLDVVLMRKDPPFDTEFVYATYMLERAEDEGTLIVNKPQSLRDANEKLYTAWFSEFTPTTLVTRRKDKLRAFHNEHKDVILKPLDGMGGASIFRLNEQDKNVSVIIETLTEHETRYCMAQKFIPDIKDGDKRILVIDGEPVPYCLARIPASGETRGNIAAGGRGVARPLSESDWKIAKALGPKLKEKGLIFVGLDVIGDKLTEINVTSPTCIREIEAAYDVSITGMLMDAIEVRLNKA
- the ruvX gene encoding Holliday junction resolvase RuvX, with translation MSNAESGQRTLLGFDFGTKSIGIAVGQEITGTARPLVAFKANDGIPDWDLIEQQIKEWQPDLVIVGKPLNMDGTEQEITKRAIKFANRLTGRFNVKTEMHDERLTTKDAKARLFEEGGFKALQKGAIDSASAMVILEGWMESQYGAEL
- a CDS encoding DUF2937 family protein is translated as MTFINGLLQRLLFTFGVMLFMQLPQFIDHYSQQFSGYYLAQQTQLQQFQFIADTNFSGQLDTLIADFDASPAPAVQQVGKQVFTLQQSLPLLAADLAILTDGSYVNKLGYFITRVDSKLAENTLSLYTPGIPLSQAAIVTGLIGGVSLNLCWLLSLKLLSVIFFRLRLLTNKTTNKPA